CTGGTTGTCCTGATCCAGATACTCATCTTTCCATTTCACGTAATTATTCGCTGAATATTTCAGACCTTCTCTTTCCGCTTCTGTTAAGGGACGGATCTGCTTTACCGGACTGCCTAAATAGAGATAACCGCTTTCGAGCCGTTTATGTTGTGGGACAAGACTCCCGGCACCAATCATCACGTCATCCTCCACGATGACGCCATCCAGCAGAATCGACCCCATTCCTACCAGTACCCGATTTCCGACCGTGCAGCCGTGAAGCATGACTTTATGGCCGACGGTAACATCCTCTCCGATGAGGAGTGGATTGCCGTCCGGGTTATAGGAGGATTTGTGGGTGACATGCAGCACGCTGCCA
This region of Enterobacter cloacae complex sp. R_G8 genomic DNA includes:
- a CDS encoding gamma carbonic anhydrase family protein translates to MSAVLRPYKDLFPQKGDRVMIDASSVVIGDVRMADDVSIWPLVAIRGDVNYVAIGARTNIQDGSVLHVTHKSSYNPDGNPLLIGEDVTVGHKVMLHGCTVGNRVLVGMGSILLDGVIVEDDVMIGAGSLVPQHKRLESGYLYLGSPVKQIRPLTEAEREGLKYSANNYVKWKDEYLDQDNQIQP